From the genome of Brevundimonas sp. NIBR11:
GCCATGCCTTATGGCGAAGGCCCGCCCGAGATGCCGCATCCGCCTGAGATCAAGGACTGGCTGATGCACTGCTGGCTGCAGGTCGGTGATCAGGCGATCATGGGATCGGACATGCACCCGGCCTATGCGCCCGACATGACCAAGCCCAAGGACGGCTTCGACGTCACCCTGCATTTCGATGACGTCGAGGAGGCCCGCCGCGTGTTCGACGGCCTGTCCGAGGGCGGCGAGGTCCGGATGCCGTTGGCCGAGACGCCCTGGTCGCGAGGCTTCGCCGGCTGGACCGACAAGTATGGCGTGCCGCGGATGCTCAACGTCGCGCCCGCCGCCTGATAGAACGCCGATAAACGAAGGAGAGAGACGATGCCGGACAAGTCCATGATAGTGACCAGCCTGAGCTTCAAAGGTCAGTGTCGCGAAGCCTTCGATTTCTACGCCCAGGTTCTGGGCGGTGAGATCACCGCCGCCTATCCATTCGGCGAGGGTCCGCCCGACATGCCGATCAAGCCCGAGTACAAGGACTGGCTGATGCACTGCTGGCTGCAGGTCGGCGACTATGCGCTGATGGGCGCGGACATCCCGCCCGAGTTCGGCCCGAACATCGACAAGCCCAAGAACGGCTTCGACGTCACCTTCCACTCCAAGGACATCGAGGAGTGCAGGCGAGTGTTCGCCGGCCTTTCCGAGGGCGGCCAGGTCCAGATGCCGTTCGGGGAGACCTTCTGGTCGCCCGGCTACGGCAACTTCAGCGACAGGTTCGGCATCCCGTGGATGATCAATGCCGTGCCGTCCGCCGACTGGATGCCGGCCCATATGCGGGGGAATGGCTGATGAAGGCGTCTCCCATGGTGTGGGTCGGGCGCGTCCTGACCGGCCTTTTCGCCCTGTTCATGCTGGGCGCCTCGATCTATCCGAAATTCTTCATGCCGGACGTTGTGGCGGCCAATATGACGACCAGCGGCTGGACGCCGGACAAGACGCTGTTGCTCGGCATCATCGAGCTGAGCTGTCTGGTCCTGTACCTGATCCCGCGCACGGCGCTGTTCGGGGCGGTGCTGATGATGGCCTATCTGGGCGGGGCGCTGGCGACCAATCTCAGGGTCGACAACCCGCTGTTCAGCCACACCCTGTTCAGCGTCTATCTGGGCCTAGTCATGTGGGGCGGGCTGTGGCTGCGGGATGCGCGTGTCCGGGCCGTCTTCCCGATCCTGCGCTAGCATCGATCGAGAGCGCCGGCGGTCAGTCGGCCAGCGCCGTCGGGAACTCGTGCCCCAGGGCCTCGGCCATGCCCTGTTGCGAGATCAGCAGGACCTCGCGCTGCTGGTGGTAGTTGTTCGACAGGACGATGACCGCCACCCTTTGGTCCGGCTGCCAGACCTCGATGTTGCGGAAGCCCGACCAGCTGCCCGTGTGGTAGATTTCCCAGTCCTGGAAGGCGGGCGTGACGCGCGCGCCCAGCCGGTTGGCCATCAGGCCGTAGCCCCAGGCGCGATGCGGCCGTCCGCCCCGCTCGTTCGGCTGATCGGCGGGGGAATGGTCCATGATCATCTGGGCGTAGCTGTAGGGGGTGAGCAGATGGCCCGTGTGCAGGGCGCGCTCCCACACCAGCAGGTCATCCAGCGTCGAATAGAGGGCGCCGGCGCCGTAGACGATCGAGACGTTGGGATTACGCTGGGCCGTCAACCCGGCGGGGAAGTTGGCGTGGCCGGTGACGATGCCGAGGTCAGAGTCGTCGTCGAAGCCGGTGTCGGCCATGCCGAGAGGCTCGAAGAAGGTCGTGCGCAGATAGTCGGGGAAGCGCTGACCGCTAACCTTTTCGACGATGGCCGCGGCCAGGTTGAAGCCGGCGTTATTGTACTGAACCTTGCTGCCGGGCTCGAAGGACAAGCGGAAAGCCTTTGAATCTTCGGTCAGTTCGTCGAGCGTCGCCGGGGTGGTGCGGCGGGCGCCCCAGCCGGGTCGGGCCATCAGGTCGGGGATGCCCGAGGTGTGGGAGATCAGGTGGTGGATCTTCAGCGGCGCCCAGGCGGCGGGGCAAGGCTGGATCCACTGGCAGACCGGATCGCCGATGGTCAGCTTGCCTTCGTCCTGCAACTTCAGGATCGCGGCGGCGGTGAACTGTTTGGAGATCGAGGCGAGGCGGAAGCGCGAGTGGATGGTCAGCGGCGCGCCGGTCGCGACGTCGGCGGTGCCGTAGGCCTGGCGGAACAGGATTTCGTCGCCGCGCGCGACCAGGACCGCCCCCATGAAGCGGCCGGCCTCTGCCTCGCGCTGCAGGCGGGCGGTCAGTTGCGGGAGGTTCTCGACGACCTCGACGGCCGGGCGCGGCGGCAGCGCGGCGAGACGATCGGAGGCGGTCGGCAGCGGCCGGCTGGTCAGCACGGCCGCCAGACCGGCGCCGCCGATCAGCACGACGGCGGCGATGCAGCCGAGGAAGAGCCGGGGATGGTTCCCGGCGGTACGCGGAACGTGAAACATCGAGGCTTGGTAACGCCTACGGACGATTCGTCACTCCTGACCGGCGTTTACCCGGTCACATCCGCGCGATGTCCCTACGCGTTGAAGTCCAGACCGAACTGGGCGTACAGCGCCTTCGAGTCCTGCCACTTCGGATCGACCTTGACCGTGATGAACAGGTGGACCGGGCGGTCCAGCAGTTCGGTCAGCTCCTCACGCGACTTCTGGCCGATCCATTTCAGGGTCTGCCCACCCTTGCCGAGCACGATGGGCCGCTGGCTCTCGCGCTCGACATAGATGGTCTGTTCGATGCGGACTGAGCCGTCGGCCTTCTCGTCGAAGGCGGTGGTTTCGACAGCCGCCGAATAGGGCAGTTCCTCGTGGACGCGCAGATACACCTTCTCGCGCGTGATCTCGGCGGCCAGGACGCGGATCGGCACGTCGGCGGACTGATCCTCCGGATAGAGCCACGGCCCTTCCGGCATGTCGCGGGCCAGACGCTGTTTCAAGTCGTCGACGCCGTCGCCCGACAGGGCCGAGATCATGTAGACCTCGGAGTAAACGCCGGTTTCGAACAGGCCGTGCGACAGCGCCAGAAGCGTGTCGCGGCGCATGCCGTCGATCTTGTTTAGCACCAGGATCACCTGGGTGTCCGTCGCCTTGAGGTTGGCGATGATGGTCTCGGTGTCCTCGGCGGACTTGCGATCCGCGGCCGTGCCGTCCTTGCCCTCGGAGGCGATGTGGGAGGCTGCGTCGATCAGGTGGACGACGACGTCGGCGTCAGACGCCCCGCCCCAGGCCGAGGCGACCATGGCGCGGTCCAGGCGACGACGCGGGGTGAAGATGCCGGGGGTGTCCACCAGCACGATCTGGGCGTCGCCCTGCATGGCGATGCCGCGCACGGGGAAGCGGGTGGTCTGGACCTTCTGGGTGACGATGGAGACCTTGGACCCCGTCAGCCGGTTCACCAGCGTGGACTTCCCGGCATTGGGCGCGCCGATGATGGCGGCGAAGCCTGCACGGGTCTGCTGGGGGTTGGTGTCGGTCAAATCACGCCTTCTCTCTGGAGCATTGCGGTTGCGGCCGCCTTTTCCGCGTCCTGACGCGAACGGCCGGGCGCGGTCAAGGGTTCGATCCCTTGGATGGACACCTCGACCGTGAAGGTCGGCGCGTGGTCGGAGCCGGTCTGGCCCACGACGCGATAGGACGGCAGGGGGCGGCCCGACCCTTGCGACCACTCCTGCAGAGCGGATTTGGGATTGTTCAGAGCGCGCGGCGCCGGCGTGGCCAGTTCCTCGGCCCAGGCGCGGTCGAACATGGCGCGGGCGGCGTCCAGGCCGCCATCGAGATAGACGGCCGCCAAGAGGGCCTCCACGGCGTCGGCGACGAGGCCTTCCTTGCGGCGTCCGCCCGACTTGGTCTCGCCGGGCGAGAGACGGAGAGCATCCCCCACTTTCAGCCGCGCGCCGACCCGGCCGCAGGCGTGCTTGTCGACCAGGGCGTGGAGGCGGGACGACAGGTCGCCTTCGTCCGCTTCCGGGAAGTCGCGATGCAGGCGGTCGGCGACCAGAAGGCCGAGAACGCGGTCGCCGAGAAACTCCATCCGCTCGTTGTCGCGGGGGGCCTTGCCGGCGGCCTTGGCGGCCCCCTCCCCGACGCTGGAATGGGTCAGGGCCCGCTCAAGTAGGGTCGGATCGCGGAACGCGTGGCCGAGGCGGTCGACCAACGCGGCCACCGCCTCGTGCCGGGCATTGGCCATCAGTTAAGGACGCGGAAGAAGCGGCTGGGCCGGACGTTGGCGAACCAGCTCACCGGGTTGAAGAGCGATGCCCCCGGCTCCCACGAGAACATGATGATCTGGGCCTTGCCGACCAGGTTCTCGTCCGGGACCAGGCCGACGCCGGCCGATTCCTGAACGCGGCTGTCGATCGAGTTGTCGCGGTTGTCGCCCATCATGAAGTAGTGGCCGGCCGGGACCGAATAGACCGGGGTGTCGTCCAGGTCGCCGCCGGGGCCGAAGTCCTGGGTCATGAAGGTCTTGCCGTTGGGCAGGGTCTCGCGGACCTCGGTCACCGGGCGCGGGCCGAAGATGTCGTTGACCTCTCCGGCGCTGACGACCACGTCCTGGACCGGCTGGCCATTGATGTAGAGCTTGTTCTGGATCATCTGGATCGTATCGCCCGGCAGGCCGATGACGCGCTTGATGTAGTCGGTCTTGTCGTCGCGCGGCAGCTTGAAGACGACGATGTCGCCCCGGTTCGGCGCGCGGCCGAACAGGCGATCGTCGCCGAGCGGCAGGTTGATCGGCAGGCCCGAAGAGAATTTCGAATAACCGTACGACCACTTGGACACGACGATGTAGTCGCCCTCGTAAAGGTTCGGCTCCATCGAGGCCGAGGGGATGGTGAAGGGCTGAAACAGAAGGACGCGCAGGACGAAGGCGATGGCGAGGGCCACGACCACCGTCTTGACGATCTCCAGGGTCTCGGAGGCGGCCGAACCGCCGTCGTCGTCCTTGTCGTCGTCCTTGACGTACACCTTGGCGGCGGCGGGGATCTTTTCCTTCTTGCCGACGTCGTTGAAGGGAGCATCGCCGTGGTCGCTCCAGATCGGACGCGAGGCGGCGGCGGCTGCCGCGGCGATGGGTGCGACAGGGGCCGGCGTGGCCTGTTCAGGGGCGACAGTCTCGGCTTGGACGAGCAGGCCGGTCTCGGAGGCGGCGAAGGCGGCCTCTGCGGCGTCGACCTTGCCCGCCCCCGTAGCCTCGACGTCGTCGGGGGACACGTCGTGGGTGACGACGGCGGACGATTCGGAGTCCGTGGCGTCGACCACGGGCTTGTCGTCGTCGTTGGGCTTGTTGTCGCTCATGAAAGGCTCGTCCCCGGGCCGCAGGGCGCGGCGCGTATGCGGTGGCGAGTATAGCCCGATTATGCCGTGGGCAAGGCCTCGATCACCACGAAGGCGAGTGCATAGGGATGTTCGTCGGAAAGCGTCAGATGAATATGGGCGGTGTGGCCCGGCGGCGTCAGTCGCTCCAGGTGTTTGGCCGCCGGTCCGGTCAGGGCGAGAGTCGGCTGGCCGGAGCGCAGGTTCACCACTCCCATGTCCTTCCAATAGACATCGCGGCGCATCCCGGTCCCAAGCGCCTTGGCGCAGGCCTCCTTGGCCGCGAACCTCTTGGCGTAGCTCCAGGCCGCGTCGGGCTTGCGCTCGGAGCGGGTGCGTTCGATCTCGGTGAAGCAGCGGTTCTTGAACCGGTCGCCGAAGCGATCGATCGAAGCCTGGATGCGGCGGATGTCCGACAGGTCCGCGCCGACGCCGATGATCACTGCACCGCCTCCATGGCGTCACGCATCCGGCGGATGGCGGCGCCGAGGCCCAGGAAGATCGCCTCCCCGATCAGGAAGTGGCCGATGTTGAGTTCGCGGATTTCCGGAATGGCCAGGACCTCGGCGGCGGTGTCGTAGTCCAGGCCGTGTCCGGCGTGGACCTCCAGACCCAGGATGTCGGCCTGGGCGGCGGCGGCGGCGAGGCGGTCGAATTCGACGGACCGCTCTCCGACCGGCAGATGGCAATAGCGGCCGGTGTGGAACTCCACGACCTGGGCGCCGACGACGGCGGCGGCCTCGACCTGGTCGGCCGAGGGCTCAATGAACAGGCTGACGCGGATGCCGGCGTCGCTGAGGGACTTCACGACGGGGGCGATGCGCGCTTCGTGACCGGCGACGGCCAGACCGCCCTCGGTTGTCACCTCCTCGCGCCGCTCGGGCACCAGACAGGCGGCGTGGGGACGGTGGCGCAGGGCGATGGCCAGCATCTCGTCGGTGACGGCCATCTCGAAGTTGAGCGGACGGTCGAACTTGCGGCAGATCTCGGTCAGGCGTTCGATGTCCGCGTCGGTGATGTGGCGGCGATCCTCGCGCAGATGGGCGGTGATGCCGTCGGCGCCTGCGCCGATCGCTTCTTCGGCCGCGCGGGTGGGATCAGGATGGACGCCGCCGCGCGCGTTTCGCACCGTCGCGACATGGTCGATATTGACCCCGAGGCGGACGGCTGGGCGCTTCACTTGGCCAACCGCCGGCTGCCCGGATCTTCCACCGGGATCGCCGCCAGTTCGGCCGGCAGGGCGTCGGCGGGATAGGCCGGCACGTCCAGCGAGGCCAGGGCGATCAGAGGCACGCCGACGTCCGCCTTGCCGCCCGAGCGGTCGACGATGCAGGCGGCGGCGACGACCGTCCCGCCCGCGGCCTGGATGGCGGAGATGCACTCACGGCTGGACAGGCCGGTGGTGACGATGTCCTCGACCATGACGACCTTCTCGCCCGGCTCGACGTGGAAGCCGCGCCGCAGCTTGAACTCACCGCCCTCGCGCTCGACATACATGGAGCGGACGTTCAGGTGTTTGGCCGTCTCATAGCCGGGGATGATGCCGCCCACCGCCGGTGAGATGGCGACGTCGACCGGCCCGACCAGGGCCATAATCTTCTCGGCCAAGGCCTTGCAAAGACGCTCGCAGCGAGCGCCGTCCATGAAGACCAGGTTCTTCTGCAGGAAGACCGGGCTGTGGAGGCCCGACGACAGGACGAAATGCCCCTCGCGCAGGGCGCCGGCGGCGCGGAACTCGTTCAGGACGTCTTCGGTGTTCATCGGCTCAGTACTCGCGGCTCTCGGCCTGACGCTCTTCCAGATGGCCGTCCTTCAGGGCGAAGACGCGGTCCATGTGGCCGGCCAGCTCCATGTTGTGGGTGGCGATCAGGGCGGCGACGCCGGTGGTCTTGGTCAGTTCGCGCAGTGATTCGAAGACCGACTGGCTGGTGGTCGGGTCGAGGTTGCCGGTCGGCTCGTCGGCCAGCAGCAGGCGGGGCTTGTTGGCCAGGGACCGGGCGATGGCGACGCGCTGCTGTTCCCCGCCCGACAGCTGGGCCGGCTGGTGGGTCAGGCGTTCGCCGAGGCCGAGCGCCGTCAGGGTCTCCTCGGCGCGCCGACGCGCCTCGGCCTCGCCCACCCCCGCGATCCGCATCGGCAGGGCGACGTTGTCGCGCGCGTCGAACTCCGGCAGCAGGTGGTGGAACTGATACACGAAGCCCACGCGGTTCAGGCGGATGCGGGTGCGGGCCCGCTCGTCGAGGGCGCCGACGTCCTCGCCGTCGATGAAGACCTGGCCCGAGGTCGGGCGCTCCAGAAGGCCGGCGGCGTGCAGCAGGGACGACTTGCCCGAACCCGACGGCCCGATCAGCCCGACCAGTTCGCCGGGGAAGATGTCCAGATCGACCCCCCGAAGGACGGTCAGCTCGCCGTTGCCCGTGACATAGGTCCGGGTCAGGGCGCGCGCGGAGAAGACGGGACTACTCAAAGCGCAGGGCCTCCACCGGGTCGATCTTGGTCGCGTTCCACGACGGGATCAGGCTGGCCACGCAGGACATGAAGAAGGCCCAGACGGTGATCCAAAAGACGTCGGCGGGGTCCACCTCGGCCGGGATGGCGTCCAGCATGTAGACGTCGGCGTTGAACAGCTGGGTCTGGAAGACAAACTCCAGGAAATGCTGGATCGCGCCGATGTTCAGACAGAACAGCAGGCCCAGCACCAGGCCCGTGATCGTCCCCGCCACCCCGATCGAGGCGCCGGCCATGAAGAAGACGCGCAAGATGGACGACGGGCTGGCCCCGATGGTGCGCAGGATGGCGATGTCGCGGGTCTTGTTCTTCACCAGCATGACGATGCCGGAGATAATGTTCAGGGCCGCGATGGCCACGACCATGCCGAGGATGATCGACATGGCGACCCGTTCGACCTTCAGCGCGCCCCAGAAGGCCGCCAGCTTGTCGCGCCAGTCGAGGACGAAGGCGCCTGGTCCCGCCGCTTCACGCACGGGGGCCAGATAGTCGCCGACACGGTCGGCTTCCTTGACCTTGATCTCTATGACGTCCCAGACGCCTTCCTTGCCGAAGAAGAGCTGGGCCTGCTCCAGGGGCATGAAGATGAAGGCGCGGTCGTAGTCGGCCGTGCCCGATGAATAGGTGCCGCCGACCCGGTAGGTCTTGTTCAGCCCGCCCAGGTTGCCGAACGCCGAATCCGCTCCGGTCGGGGAATAGATCTCGATCGGATCGCCGACCCGCAGGCCCAGGCTGTCGGCCAGGGCCTGGCCGATCAGGACGTTGTCGCCGCCGTAGGCGCCTTGACCGAAGCTGCGACGCGCCTGTTCCGACAGGCTGGCGTAGACGAAGTTCATCGTGTCGAGATCGTTCGGCGCGATGCCTCGCACGAAGGCCCCGGTCGTCTGTCCGCCCGCGCGAATGATGGCCTGGCTCTCGGTCAGGGGGGTGACGCTGACCACGCCCTCGACGCCCCGGATCCGGTCCACGATGGCGTCACGGTTCGCGGCGCTCAGCACCTCGCCCTGCACATACATGTGGCCGTTGAAGCTCAGCATCCGGCCCAGCAATTCATTGCGGAACCCGGCCATGATGCTGAGCACCACGATCAGGGCCATGACCGCCAGTGCGATGCCGACGAAGGAGATGATGGCGATCAGGGCGACGCCGCCCTCCTTGCGCTTGGCGCGCAGGTACCGCATCGCCAGACCGATCTCCCAGGCGGAGAAGGGGCCGGCGGGTTTGGGCGGGGGTGTGACCGAGGTCGCCGTCAACCGATGGCCTCCAGAGCCGAATCGAGGGCCACGGTCGACTTCTCGCCGGTGGCGCGGCGCTTCAGCTCGACGACGCCCTCGGCCACGCCCTTCGGACCGATGGTCAGCTGCCACGGAATGCCGATCAGGTCGGCGGTGGCGAACTTGCCGCCCGGCCGGTCGTCGGTGTCGTCGTAGAGGACCGACTTGCCGGCCGCTTCCAGAGCCTCGACCGCCGCCTCGCAGGCTTCGCAGACTGCTTGGTCGCTGACGCGCAGGTTGATGACCACGACGTCGAACGGGGCGACCGACTCCGGCCAGATGATGCCGGCGTCGTCGTGGCTGGCCTCGATGATCGCGCCCAGCAGACGCGACACGCCGACGCCGTAGGAGCCCATGTGGACGTGGGTGTCGACGCCGTCGGGGCCCGCGACCCTGGCCTTCATCGGCTCGGAATATTTCGTGCCGAAATAGAAGATGTGGCCGACCTCGATGCCGCGCGCCGACAGGCGGTCAGCCTCCGCCGTCTGGGCCTCGAACTGGGCCGCGTCGTGCATTTCCTCGGTGGCGGCGTAGAGGGCGGTGCGCTCGTCGAACACGGCCTGGACCGTCGCGGCGTCGAAGTCGTGACCGGGAGCGGCCATCTCGACCAGTTTCCTGTCGCAGAAGACCTCGCTCTCGCCGGTTTCGGCCAGGACGATGAACTCGTGGCTGAGGTCGCCCCCGATCGGGCCGGTGTCGGCGCGCATCGGCACGGCTTTCAGACCCAGGCGGGCGAAGGTGTTCAGATAGGCCACGAACATGCGGTTGTAGGCGGTGCGCGCCGAGGCCTCGTCCAGATCGAACGAATAGGCGTCCTTCATCAGGAACTCGCGGCCGCGCATCACGCCGAAGCGCGGACGGCGCTCATCGCGGAACTTCCACTGGATGTGGAAGAGGTTCAGCGGCAGGGATTTGTAGCTCTTCACGAAGCTGCGGAAGATGTCGGTGACCATCTCCTCGTTCGTGGGCCCGTACAGAAGCTCGCGCTCATGCCGGTCGGTGATTCGCAGCATTTCGGGACCGTAGGCGTCGTAACGGCCCGACTCGCGCCACAGATCGGCCAGCTGCAGCGTCGGCATCAGCAGTTCGACCGCCCCCGCCTTCTCCTGCTCCTCGCGCACGATCTGTTCGATGCGGTTCAGCACGCGCAGCCCCAGCGGCAGCCAGGCGTAGATGCCCGCGGCCTCCTGTTTGATCATCCCGGCGCGCAGCATCAGCTGGTGCGAGACGATCTGGGCGTCGGAAGGCGCCTCTTTCAGCGTGGGCAGGAAATAGCGCGACAGGCGCATGGGCGTCTCGAATGCGAAGGCGTCAGGGGTGGTCAGCTTTAGCCGGGACTGAGGGGCAAAAGCTAGGCGGTGAGGCGGATCACAGGGCGGGCGGCGCCAGGTCCGGCAGCGGCATCCAGCCGATGAAGACCAGGAACATCACCAGGGCCCAGACGATCAGGGAGACCCAGGTCGTGGTGATGAATTTCCGCTTCAGGTTCGGGGTCTTCGGGGCGCCCCACTGACTGCCGTCGGTCGGCGGCTCGTGCGTTTCGGCGGACGTGCCGAGCGGCAGGACGGCGAACAGCACCACCCACCAGACGACGATGTAGATGGCGAACATGGTGATCGGGCCGATCGGCATGTCAGTGCGCCTCCTCGCCAGCAGAATGGGTCGGCGTTTCCATCAGCTCGATGAGGACACCGCCCATGTCCTTCGGGTGCAGGAACAGGATGGGCGTGCCGTGGGCGCCGATGCGGGGTTCGCCCGTGCCGAGCAGGGTCGCGCCCCTGGCCCGCATGGCGTCGCGGGCGATCAGGATGTCCTCGACCTCGAAACAGAGGTGGTGCTGACCGCCCTTGGGGTTCTTGGCGAGGAAGCCATGGATGGGGCTGTCGTCGCCCAGCGGCTCGATCAGCTCGATCTGCGAGTTCGGCAGGTCGATGAAACAGACCCGCACGCCTTGCGCCGGCAGGTCGAACGGTTCGCCCGCCGAGGTCACACCGAGCAGGTCGCGGTACAGGGCCAGGCTGGCCTCGATGGAGGGCGTGGCGACGCCGATATGATTGAGTCTGCCGATCATGAGATCGCTATGGCCCCTCCCCCGGCGGCGGGCAAGCCGCGCCCATCCCGGGGGCGCGCAAGGCCAGCAGGATGGATCGTCGCACCTGGGCCGGCATCAAGCCCGCGCCCTCGAGGATGCAGCCGACCACGGTGTTGGAGTTGGGCGCTAGAAGGCCATAGGTCAGGTTCTCCGCCTCCAGCCGGCGCCGCGCCAGGTCGAGGGCGGCGGGAGCGGCCGCGACCACGGTCGGATCGCGACTGACGATGGTCATCTCGTGCAGCGCTTCGCCCGAGCTGGGGAAGTCGTAGGCGGCGTCACTGTAGAGGCTGAGCCGCGCCGACAGCCGTCCAGGATGGTCTGTAGGGCCGGGGAACTTGCCCTCCTCGCTGGCGGAGAAGGCGATCGCTTCCCCTTGCGCCGGGACCACGAGGATATAGGCGTGGCGCGGGAAAAACAGATACTGCGCCATCCATTTGGTGGCCCAGACCAGAGGCGCATCGTCCGGCCCCAGGGCGTGAGCGCCGACATAGACGCCGGGCGGCATCACGCGGCTGTCGATACGCCCGTTGATGGCCTGCATGCGGTCGACCATGACCTGATCCAGCAGGAAGGTGCCACCCTCCGAAGCCCCCTCGAAATGGGCGCGGATGTCGGCGGTCGTGGGGTTGTCGCCGACCTCGCCGCCGTGGATGACGCGGAAGGCCTGATCGGAGGTCGGCACGCCGTCGGGGGTGGAGTACCAGAGCACGGCCAGTTCGTGGGCTGTGCGCGAGGCCGGGTCCTCGCCCCGGAATGTCGAGAGGCTGAGCACCAGATTGCAGGCCAGGAACAGGCCGACAAACCCCGCCAGGCCCTGCCCCGTGATCACCGCCCATTTGCGCCACCCCGCGAACGGATGGCGCGCGTTGCGGACGCGATGGCTGAACCGACGGCCCAGATCGCGCGTCCGCGCCCAGGTCACGGGTGCGGACGTCCGATGCCGTAGCGATCCGCCAGATAGGGGATGATCGCCTCGTCCTGCAGGAACCGGCGCCCGGTGGTTTCGCTGACCTGGGCGTCCGGCCAGTCGACGCCGTCGGCGAGGACCAGAAGCGGGCAGCTCTGGTTCTGCTCGCCGACCCATTCGACGACCCCGGCGCGCGGGCGCGGGTGATCGATGCGGGTGATCTCCAGCTGGTCCTTCAGCTTCGGATAGAAGCCCAGAATCCCTTCGAGGATCGCGCCGGCCGGGCAGTACCAGGGCCCGCCGGCGTCGTCGTGCCAGTCGGGGTTCAGCAGGAACAGCCGGTCGGTCATGTCAGAGCCTCAGGATGACGGTCTCGACGATGGGTCGGCGGTCCCAGATCTGCTGCGAGGCCTTCTTCAGCACCCGCGCCACGGCCTGTTCGACCACCATGTCGTCGTCGCGGGCTTCGCCCTTCAGCGAGCCCACGGTCTGCTCGACCCGTTCGGCCAGATTGTCGAGGGCGTCGCCCAGCGGCGTGACCTCGTCGCCCGGAAGGCCGATGGCGCGGACGTCGATGTCCGAGACGATCCGGCCGCGCTTGTCCATGGCGAAGCTGACGACCAGCACGCCGTTGGTCGAGGCGTGACGACGCTCGCGCAGGGCCTCGCCCTTCTCGGTGACGACCATGCCGCCGTCGACGTAGAGGCGACCGTTGGGCACCTCGTCGATAATGGCCGCCTTGCCAGGCGCCAGACGGACCATGTCTCCGTTGCGGGGCGTCACCGTCTCCGGCACGCCCAGATCGCGGGCGAAGGCGGCGTGTTCCATCAGATGGCGACGCATGCCGTGGGTCGGGACCGAGATGCGCGGCCGGGCCCAGGCGTACATCTGCTTCAGCTCGTCCCGGCACGGGTGACCGGAGACGTGGATGCCGGGGTGGTCCTTCTCGGTGTAGAGGCGCACGCCCCGGTCTGCCAGCCGGTCCTGCAGGTTGGCGATGGCCAGTTCGTTGCCCGGAATGACCCGCGACGAGAAGATGCAGTGGTCGCCCAGACCCAGCTTGATGAACGGATGCGAGCCGTCGGCGATGCGCGACAGCGCCGCGCGATCCTCGCCCTGGCTGCCGGTGCAGAGATACAGGATCTGATCCGCCGGCCAGTGCCGGGCCTCGTCCTCGGTCAGGATGGCCTGCGAGCCGTCGAACAGACCCACGTGGCGAGCCGCCGAAGTGATGCGGTGCATGGAGCGGCCCGCGAGCGCGACGCGGCGCCCGGCCTTGTCCGCCGCCTTGATGACGCTGACCATGCGGGCGACGTTGGAGGCGAAACAGCCGACGGCGATCTTGCCGGTCTTCAGCGAGCCGATCAGTTCGATCAGACCGTCCTGCGCTTCCAGTTCCGACCCCGCCTCGCCATCCACGAAGACGTTGGTGGAATCGCACACCATGGCCAGCAGGCCGTCGTCGCCCATCTGCGTGATGGCCGGGACGTCGGTCGGCTTGCCGATGACGGGGTTGGGGTCGAGCTTCCAGTCGCCGGTGTGGAAGACCGTGCCCAGGGGCGTGGTGATCTTGATGCCGTTCGGCTCGGCGATCGAGTGGGTCATGGTCACGAAGTCGACCTGGAACGGGCCGAGGTCGACGTGTCCGCCCAGCGGCACCTCGATGATCTTCACGTCCTGCACGCC
Proteins encoded in this window:
- a CDS encoding pyridoxine 5'-phosphate synthase — protein: MKRPAVRLGVNIDHVATVRNARGGVHPDPTRAAEEAIGAGADGITAHLREDRRHITDADIERLTEICRKFDRPLNFEMAVTDEMLAIALRHRPHAACLVPERREEVTTEGGLAVAGHEARIAPVVKSLSDAGIRVSLFIEPSADQVEAAAVVGAQVVEFHTGRYCHLPVGERSVEFDRLAAAAAQADILGLEVHAGHGLDYDTAAEVLAIPEIRELNIGHFLIGEAIFLGLGAAIRRMRDAMEAVQ
- the pyrE gene encoding orotate phosphoribosyltransferase, with the translated sequence MNTEDVLNEFRAAGALREGHFVLSSGLHSPVFLQKNLVFMDGARCERLCKALAEKIMALVGPVDVAISPAVGGIIPGYETAKHLNVRSMYVEREGGEFKLRRGFHVEPGEKVVMVEDIVTTGLSSRECISAIQAAGGTVVAAACIVDRSGGKADVGVPLIALASLDVPAYPADALPAELAAIPVEDPGSRRLAK
- a CDS encoding ABC transporter ATP-binding protein gives rise to the protein MSSPVFSARALTRTYVTGNGELTVLRGVDLDIFPGELVGLIGPSGSGKSSLLHAAGLLERPTSGQVFIDGEDVGALDERARTRIRLNRVGFVYQFHHLLPEFDARDNVALPMRIAGVGEAEARRRAEETLTALGLGERLTHQPAQLSGGEQQRVAIARSLANKPRLLLADEPTGNLDPTTSQSVFESLRELTKTTGVAALIATHNMELAGHMDRVFALKDGHLEERQAESREY
- a CDS encoding lipoprotein-releasing ABC transporter permease subunit, with protein sequence MTATSVTPPPKPAGPFSAWEIGLAMRYLRAKRKEGGVALIAIISFVGIALAVMALIVVLSIMAGFRNELLGRMLSFNGHMYVQGEVLSAANRDAIVDRIRGVEGVVSVTPLTESQAIIRAGGQTTGAFVRGIAPNDLDTMNFVYASLSEQARRSFGQGAYGGDNVLIGQALADSLGLRVGDPIEIYSPTGADSAFGNLGGLNKTYRVGGTYSSGTADYDRAFIFMPLEQAQLFFGKEGVWDVIEIKVKEADRVGDYLAPVREAAGPGAFVLDWRDKLAAFWGALKVERVAMSIILGMVVAIAALNIISGIVMLVKNKTRDIAILRTIGASPSSILRVFFMAGASIGVAGTITGLVLGLLFCLNIGAIQHFLEFVFQTQLFNADVYMLDAIPAEVDPADVFWITVWAFFMSCVASLIPSWNATKIDPVEALRFE
- the proS gene encoding proline--tRNA ligase produces the protein MRLSRYFLPTLKEAPSDAQIVSHQLMLRAGMIKQEAAGIYAWLPLGLRVLNRIEQIVREEQEKAGAVELLMPTLQLADLWRESGRYDAYGPEMLRITDRHERELLYGPTNEEMVTDIFRSFVKSYKSLPLNLFHIQWKFRDERRPRFGVMRGREFLMKDAYSFDLDEASARTAYNRMFVAYLNTFARLGLKAVPMRADTGPIGGDLSHEFIVLAETGESEVFCDRKLVEMAAPGHDFDAATVQAVFDERTALYAATEEMHDAAQFEAQTAEADRLSARGIEVGHIFYFGTKYSEPMKARVAGPDGVDTHVHMGSYGVGVSRLLGAIIEASHDDAGIIWPESVAPFDVVVINLRVSDQAVCEACEAAVEALEAAGKSVLYDDTDDRPGGKFATADLIGIPWQLTIGPKGVAEGVVELKRRATGEKSTVALDSALEAIG
- a CDS encoding DUF1467 family protein, which encodes MPIGPITMFAIYIVVWWVVLFAVLPLGTSAETHEPPTDGSQWGAPKTPNLKRKFITTTWVSLIVWALVMFLVFIGWMPLPDLAPPAL
- the mce gene encoding methylmalonyl-CoA epimerase, with protein sequence MIGRLNHIGVATPSIEASLALYRDLLGVTSAGEPFDLPAQGVRVCFIDLPNSQIELIEPLGDDSPIHGFLAKNPKGGQHHLCFEVEDILIARDAMRARGATLLGTGEPRIGAHGTPILFLHPKDMGGVLIELMETPTHSAGEEAH